One Pseudomonas rhizophila DNA window includes the following coding sequences:
- a CDS encoding TIGR02450 family Trp-rich protein: MNKFNPRKLQLSKWTACAPTDREKHFLVTKLLCDEEGTPIKIELEAVYSARVTLLDWRELRDSKHWKMGWC, encoded by the coding sequence ATGAATAAATTCAACCCTCGCAAGCTGCAGCTCTCCAAATGGACGGCCTGTGCGCCGACTGATCGGGAAAAGCATTTTCTCGTCACCAAGCTGCTCTGTGATGAGGAGGGGACACCCATTAAGATTGAGCTTGAGGCTGTATACAGCGCTCGTGTGACGTTGCTCGACTGGCGCGAGTTGCGCGACAGCAAGCATTGGAAAATGGGCTGGTGCTGA
- a CDS encoding methyl-accepting chemotaxis protein: protein MFIRTRKHQDALHEIQARQAILEAERTALQQCMAIIEFTPTGEVLDVSPVFLKMMGYSLSETLGQHHSMFCEPAYSRSAECSALWRQLGQGSPADSQFLHLRRDGSWLWVHASYVPVLDHHAKVQRIILIVRDINERVLRAQAETSFMQAIDRSMAVIEFDLSGQVVNANENFMNVMGYRLQEIRGQHHRIFCKPSEVQSEAYRGFWAGLNRGEYRTGLFERVDNRGATVWLQATYNPLYDARGRLYGVVKFATDSTREVEQRQSESKAAGLAFETSRQTDEQTRLGTCVVQQTVTVVQSIADELQQVSAGIGALSAQSEEIGSIVDAIRGIAEQTNLLALNAAIEAARAGEQGRGFAVVADEVRNLARRTSQSTVAITQVVAKNRELARQAVSSMQSSTLKAEQGVKLANQAGTVILDIHRGAQQVVEVMGEFAQALDQRRGA from the coding sequence ATGTTCATTCGTACTCGCAAGCATCAGGACGCCTTGCACGAAATCCAGGCCAGGCAGGCTATTCTCGAAGCCGAACGGACGGCCTTGCAGCAATGCATGGCGATCATCGAGTTCACCCCGACGGGCGAGGTGCTCGACGTCAGCCCGGTTTTTTTGAAAATGATGGGGTATTCACTCAGCGAAACCCTCGGTCAGCATCATTCGATGTTTTGTGAGCCTGCCTATTCACGCAGTGCCGAATGCTCGGCGTTATGGCGGCAGTTGGGGCAGGGTTCTCCAGCCGACAGCCAGTTTCTGCATTTGCGGCGTGATGGAAGCTGGCTGTGGGTGCACGCAAGCTACGTCCCTGTGCTGGATCACCATGCAAAGGTGCAGCGCATCATCCTGATTGTTCGCGATATCAACGAGCGGGTGTTGCGCGCCCAGGCCGAAACCAGTTTCATGCAAGCGATCGACCGTTCCATGGCGGTTATCGAATTTGATCTGAGCGGTCAGGTCGTGAATGCCAACGAGAATTTCATGAACGTCATGGGGTACCGCCTGCAAGAAATTCGGGGCCAGCATCACCGGATTTTCTGCAAACCCAGCGAGGTCCAGAGTGAGGCTTATCGTGGCTTCTGGGCCGGGCTCAATCGCGGTGAATACAGGACCGGCCTTTTCGAACGCGTCGACAATCGAGGCGCGACTGTCTGGCTGCAGGCTACCTACAACCCTCTCTACGATGCACGGGGGCGCTTGTATGGCGTGGTCAAGTTCGCCACTGACAGCACTCGCGAAGTCGAGCAACGCCAAAGTGAATCAAAAGCCGCCGGACTTGCTTTCGAGACGTCCCGGCAGACCGATGAGCAAACCCGGCTCGGCACGTGTGTGGTTCAGCAAACCGTTACGGTGGTGCAAAGCATCGCCGATGAGCTTCAGCAGGTGTCAGCCGGGATAGGTGCCCTGAGCGCGCAGTCCGAAGAAATCGGCAGCATCGTCGATGCCATCCGGGGTATTGCCGAACAGACCAATCTGCTTGCCCTCAATGCCGCCATCGAAGCGGCTCGCGCCGGGGAGCAGGGACGCGGCTTCGCGGTGGTGGCCGATGAGGTGCGCAATCTGGCGCGACGTACAAGTCAGTCAACCGTGGCCATTACTCAGGTCGTCGCCAAGAACCGTGAATTGGCCAGGCAAGCGGTGAGCAGCATGCAATCGAGCACGCTCAAGGCAGAGCAGGGCGTGAAACTGGCTAACCAGGCCGGCACTGTCATTCTGGATATTCATCGAGGCGCGCAGCAGGTGGTGGAGGTGATGGGTGAATTCGCTCAAGCGCTGGATCAACGACGTGGTGCCTGA
- a CDS encoding ABC transporter ATP-binding protein: MSDNLIEIRDLSVAFNDQTVVRNLCLDIRPGECLALVGESGSGKSVTAHSILQLLPQTGNLTTGSIRYRGQELVGAEARVLRELRGDRIAMIFQEPMTSLNPLHSVEKQIGETLMLHKGLGGKAARQRILELLALVGIQKPTERLKAYPHQLSGGQRQRVMIAMALACEPELLIADEPTTALDVTVQRKILLLLKSLQQRLGMSLLLISHDLNLVRSIAQRVCVMKAGEIVEQAPCETLFSAPKHPYSCELLHAEPEGEALPRDEREDVLQVQDLRVSFALGGGLFRRKEYLRAVDGISLTIQRGKTLGIVGESGSGKSTLGQAILRLIESEGSIHFQGQALDHLSQKDLRPWRKQMQVVFQDPFGSLSPRMSVQQIISEGLEVHSSSSSEQCEAQVIQALQEVGLDPQSRHRYPHEFSGGQRQRIAIARALVLKPALILLDEPTSALDRTVQKQVVALLRQLQEKHGLTYLFISHDLAVVRALAHDMIVIKDGKVVEHGASHEVFDSPQHPYTKELLAAAQPQ; encoded by the coding sequence ATGAGCGACAACCTGATCGAAATCCGCGACTTGAGCGTGGCCTTCAACGACCAAACCGTGGTGCGCAACCTGTGCCTGGATATCCGCCCCGGCGAATGCCTGGCCCTGGTGGGCGAGTCAGGCTCCGGCAAGTCGGTAACGGCCCATTCGATCCTGCAACTGCTGCCGCAAACCGGCAACCTTACCACCGGCAGCATCCGCTATCGCGGCCAGGAACTGGTGGGCGCCGAGGCCAGGGTCCTGCGCGAACTGCGCGGGGACCGGATCGCGATGATCTTCCAGGAGCCCATGACCTCGCTGAACCCGCTGCACAGCGTCGAAAAGCAGATTGGCGAAACCCTCATGCTGCACAAGGGCCTGGGCGGCAAGGCCGCGCGCCAGCGCATTCTGGAGTTGCTGGCCCTGGTGGGCATCCAGAAACCCACCGAACGCCTCAAAGCCTACCCGCATCAACTCTCCGGCGGCCAACGACAGCGGGTGATGATTGCCATGGCCCTGGCCTGCGAACCGGAACTGTTGATTGCCGACGAACCGACCACCGCGCTCGACGTGACGGTGCAGCGCAAGATTCTGCTGCTGCTCAAGTCCCTGCAGCAACGACTCGGCATGTCACTGCTGCTGATCAGCCACGACCTGAACCTGGTGCGCAGCATCGCGCAACGGGTGTGCGTGATGAAGGCCGGGGAAATCGTCGAACAGGCGCCGTGCGAAACGCTCTTCAGCGCGCCGAAGCATCCCTACAGCTGCGAGTTGCTGCACGCCGAACCGGAAGGCGAAGCCCTGCCCCGTGACGAACGCGAAGACGTCTTGCAAGTGCAGGATCTGCGCGTCAGCTTTGCCCTGGGCGGCGGGCTGTTCCGGCGCAAGGAATACCTGCGCGCCGTGGACGGCATCAGCTTGACGATCCAGCGCGGCAAGACCCTGGGCATCGTCGGTGAATCCGGTTCCGGCAAATCCACCCTCGGCCAGGCGATCCTGCGATTGATCGAATCCGAAGGCAGCATCCACTTCCAGGGACAAGCCCTCGATCATCTGTCGCAGAAAGACCTGCGACCGTGGCGCAAGCAGATGCAGGTGGTGTTCCAGGACCCGTTCGGCAGCCTCAGCCCTCGCATGTCGGTGCAGCAGATCATCAGTGAAGGCCTTGAGGTCCACAGCTCGTCCAGTTCCGAGCAGTGTGAAGCGCAGGTGATCCAGGCGCTGCAGGAAGTCGGCCTCGACCCGCAGAGCCGCCACCGCTACCCCCACGAATTCTCCGGTGGCCAGCGCCAACGCATCGCCATCGCCCGGGCGCTGGTGCTCAAGCCGGCCCTGATTCTGCTGGACGAACCGACCTCAGCCCTGGACCGCACCGTGCAAAAGCAAGTGGTCGCCCTGCTCCGCCAGCTTCAGGAAAAGCATGGCCTGACTTACCTGTTCATCAGCCATGACCTGGCGGTGGTCCGCGCCCTGGCCCACGACATGATCGTGATCAAGGACGGTAAAGTGGTGGAGCACGGCGCCAGCCATGAAGTGTTCGACTCGCCCCAGCATCCCTACACCAAGGAGCTGTTGGCGGCGGCGCAGCCGCAGTAA
- a CDS encoding ABC transporter permease, which produces MFKLSPLGRRRFERFKKNRRGWWSLWLFIGLFMLTLGGELIANDKPLLVSYQGSLYFPVFKRYTEQEFGGQLPFQADYRSSYVQDLIHKDGGWLLFPPIPFSDDTPNYDLNQPTPSPPSSVNWLGTDDQARDVLARVIFGARVSILFALALTAISALIGISAGALQGYYGGWVDLLGQRLLEVWSGLPVLYLLIILSGFVEPNFWWLLGIMALFSWLALVDVVRAEFLRGRNLEYVKAARALGLSDRKVIVRHILPNAMNATLSYLPFILTGAISTLTALDFLGFGMPAGSASLGELIGQGKQNLQAPWLGLTAFFTLALILSLLVFIGEALRDAFDPRS; this is translated from the coding sequence ATGTTCAAGTTGTCACCCTTGGGCCGCCGGCGTTTTGAGCGTTTCAAGAAGAATCGCCGGGGTTGGTGGTCGCTGTGGCTGTTCATCGGCCTGTTCATGCTGACCCTGGGCGGCGAATTGATCGCCAACGACAAGCCGTTGCTGGTGAGTTACCAGGGGTCGCTGTATTTCCCGGTGTTCAAGCGCTACACCGAACAGGAGTTTGGCGGGCAGTTGCCGTTCCAGGCCGATTACCGCAGCAGCTACGTGCAGGATCTGATCCACAAGGACGGCGGCTGGCTGTTGTTCCCGCCGATCCCGTTCAGCGACGACACGCCCAACTACGACCTGAACCAGCCGACCCCAAGCCCGCCCTCGTCGGTGAACTGGCTGGGCACTGATGATCAGGCCCGGGACGTGCTGGCCCGGGTGATCTTCGGGGCACGGGTGTCGATTCTGTTCGCCCTGGCCCTGACGGCCATCAGCGCGCTGATCGGCATCAGCGCCGGTGCCTTGCAGGGGTATTACGGCGGCTGGGTGGACCTGCTGGGGCAACGCCTGCTGGAGGTCTGGTCCGGGCTGCCGGTGCTCTATCTGCTGATCATTCTGTCCGGCTTTGTCGAGCCGAATTTCTGGTGGCTGCTGGGAATCATGGCGCTGTTTTCCTGGCTGGCCCTGGTGGATGTGGTGCGCGCCGAGTTCCTGCGCGGGCGCAACCTTGAATACGTCAAGGCCGCCAGAGCCCTGGGCCTGTCCGACCGCAAGGTGATCGTGCGGCATATCCTGCCCAACGCGATGAACGCCACCCTGAGTTATCTGCCGTTCATCCTCACCGGGGCGATTTCCACCCTCACCGCCCTGGACTTCCTCGGCTTCGGCATGCCGGCGGGCAGCGCGTCGCTGGGCGAGTTGATCGGCCAGGGCAAACAGAACCTGCAAGCGCCGTGGCTGGGCCTGACGGCGTTCTTCACCCTGGCGCTGATTCTTTCTCTGCTGGTGTTCATTGGCGAGGCGTTGCGCGATGCATTCGACCCCCGATCCTGA
- a CDS encoding microcin C ABC transporter permease YejB has translation MWAYIARRLLLIIPTLVIILLVNFVIVQAAPGGPVEQAIAQLQGIGGASVGSSGTAMTGSSRASRGLDPQLIKDIEKQYGFDKPAHERLWLMLSSYARLDFGKSFFRGATVTDLILEKMPVTISLGLWATLITYLVSIPLGIRKAVRHGSAFDVWSSTAIIIGYAMPAFLFAMFLIVMFAGGTSLNWFPVRGLVSDNFESLSTLGKITDYFWHLVLPVTSLVIGGFATLTILTKNSFLNEITRQYVVTARAKGMSERRVLYGHVFRNAMLLVVSGIPQAFISVFFAGSLLIEVIFSLDGLGRMSYEAAVSRDYPVVFGSLFIFTLFGLLIKLIGDLCYTLVDPRIDFAARNA, from the coding sequence ATGTGGGCCTATATCGCGCGGCGCTTGCTGCTGATCATTCCGACGCTGGTCATCATCCTGTTGGTGAACTTCGTCATCGTGCAGGCCGCTCCGGGCGGGCCGGTGGAACAGGCCATCGCCCAACTGCAAGGCATCGGCGGCGCCAGCGTCGGCAGTTCGGGCACTGCCATGACCGGCAGTTCGCGAGCCAGTCGCGGCCTCGATCCACAGCTGATCAAGGACATCGAAAAACAATACGGCTTCGACAAACCGGCCCATGAGCGTTTGTGGTTGATGCTCAGCAGCTACGCCCGACTGGACTTCGGCAAGAGTTTCTTTCGCGGCGCCACGGTGACCGACCTGATCCTGGAGAAGATGCCGGTGACCATTTCCCTCGGGCTCTGGGCCACGCTGATCACCTACCTGGTGTCGATTCCCCTGGGCATCCGCAAGGCGGTGCGCCATGGCTCGGCCTTCGATGTGTGGAGCAGCACGGCGATCATCATCGGCTACGCCATGCCGGCATTTCTGTTCGCCATGTTCCTGATCGTGATGTTTGCCGGCGGCACGTCGTTGAACTGGTTTCCGGTGCGCGGGCTGGTGTCTGACAACTTCGAGTCGCTGTCGACACTGGGCAAGATCACCGATTATTTCTGGCACCTGGTCCTGCCGGTCACTTCGCTGGTGATTGGCGGTTTCGCCACCTTGACGATCCTGACCAAGAACTCGTTCCTCAACGAAATCACCCGCCAGTACGTGGTCACCGCGCGAGCCAAGGGTATGAGCGAACGACGCGTGCTGTATGGCCATGTGTTCCGCAATGCGATGCTGCTGGTGGTGTCAGGGATTCCCCAGGCGTTCATCAGCGTGTTTTTCGCCGGCTCCTTGCTGATCGAGGTGATCTTCTCCCTCGATGGCCTGGGACGCATGAGCTATGAAGCCGCGGTGTCCCGGGACTATCCGGTGGTGTTCGGTTCGCTGTTCATCTTCACGCTGTTCGGCTTGCTGATCAAACTCATCGGCGACCTGTGCTACACCCTGGTGGACCCGCGTATCGACTTCGCCGCGAGGAACGCCTGA
- a CDS encoding extracellular solute-binding protein yields the protein MRLAFPSLLFTAVVLLTGAAGVDATPQHALTVYGEPAKYPQGFSHFAYTNPQAPKGGTMRRSAIEIGHFDHVLPYIDKGIGVSQIDGMLYSPLAQRSLDEPYTVYGLVAQKMERADDGLSLRFYLNPKARFADGKPITAEDVRYTFELLMTQGSLRYRTQFAAVKGVEVESERTVRFDFKNNENRTLPLDIATLPVFPEHWWKTRDFASGGGYEAPLGSGPYRVGRIDSGRSITFERNPDWWGKDLPVSRGLYNFDHFSIEYFGDTDVARQVLRGGAYDYNREFSATGYSIGYDSPALHDGRLQKAHLATEAPQTAQGFVFNLQKPQFQDRRVRQALAMLWDFEWSNRQMMRNLYVRQQSFFSNTDLAARQLPDADELAILEPLRGKVPEEVFSQVFHAPKTDGSGVIRDKQLQALALLQQAGWKPDGDRLVNAEGEALSFTFLISQNGLDRLLLPYKRTLAQIGIDMSIRRIDASQYVNRLMSRDYDMIITGYPVSTSPGMELYNYFGSAAANDPGANNYMALQNPAVDALIDGLVKATTQRDMLRHAHALDRVLQWNYYWIPNYYPPGSSTVWWNRFGRPKVQASNDEAIESWWEMSTTPLTNEQMAAERLKRGSPGGRH from the coding sequence ATGCGACTGGCGTTCCCTTCACTGCTGTTCACTGCCGTGGTCCTGCTGACAGGTGCCGCCGGTGTGGATGCCACACCGCAACATGCCCTGACGGTGTATGGCGAACCGGCCAAGTACCCCCAGGGCTTCAGCCACTTCGCCTATACCAATCCCCAGGCCCCCAAAGGCGGCACCATGCGCCGCTCGGCCATCGAGATCGGCCATTTCGACCACGTCCTGCCCTACATCGACAAAGGCATCGGCGTCAGCCAGATCGACGGAATGCTGTATTCGCCGCTCGCTCAGCGCTCGCTGGACGAGCCCTACACCGTCTATGGCCTGGTGGCGCAGAAGATGGAACGCGCCGACGATGGCCTGTCCTTGCGCTTCTACCTCAATCCCAAGGCCCGGTTTGCCGATGGCAAGCCCATCACCGCCGAAGACGTGCGCTACACCTTCGAGCTGTTGATGACCCAGGGCAGCCTGCGGTATCGCACCCAGTTCGCCGCCGTCAAAGGCGTCGAAGTGGAATCCGAGCGCACCGTTCGCTTCGACTTCAAGAACAACGAAAACCGTACCCTGCCTCTGGACATCGCCACACTGCCGGTCTTTCCCGAGCACTGGTGGAAAACCCGCGACTTTGCCAGTGGAGGTGGCTACGAAGCCCCGCTGGGCAGTGGCCCCTATCGGGTGGGCCGGATCGACTCGGGACGCAGCATCACCTTCGAGCGCAACCCCGACTGGTGGGGCAAGGACCTGCCGGTCAGTCGCGGGCTCTACAATTTCGACCATTTCAGCATCGAGTATTTCGGCGATACCGATGTGGCGCGGCAGGTCTTGCGTGGCGGCGCTTATGACTACAATCGCGAGTTCTCCGCCACCGGTTATTCCATCGGCTATGACAGCCCGGCCCTGCATGACGGTCGCCTGCAAAAGGCCCACCTGGCCACCGAGGCTCCCCAAACGGCCCAAGGCTTCGTGTTCAACCTGCAAAAACCGCAGTTCCAGGATCGGCGTGTCCGCCAAGCCCTGGCCATGCTCTGGGATTTCGAGTGGAGCAACCGCCAGATGATGCGCAACCTCTATGTGCGCCAGCAGAGTTTTTTCTCCAACACCGACCTGGCCGCCCGGCAACTGCCCGATGCCGACGAACTGGCGATTCTCGAGCCGTTGCGCGGCAAAGTCCCAGAGGAAGTCTTCAGCCAGGTCTTCCACGCACCGAAAACCGACGGCAGCGGCGTGATCCGTGACAAACAACTGCAAGCCCTGGCGCTGCTGCAACAGGCCGGCTGGAAACCCGACGGCGACCGCCTGGTCAATGCCGAGGGGGAAGCGCTGAGCTTCACGTTCCTGATCAGCCAGAACGGCCTCGACCGGCTGTTGCTGCCCTACAAGCGCACCCTGGCACAGATCGGCATCGACATGAGCATCCGGCGCATCGACGCCTCCCAATACGTCAATCGCCTGATGAGTCGCGACTACGACATGATCATCACCGGCTATCCCGTCAGCACTTCGCCGGGCATGGAGCTCTACAACTATTTCGGCTCGGCGGCGGCCAACGATCCGGGCGCCAACAATTACATGGCCTTGCAGAATCCGGCCGTCGATGCCCTGATCGACGGGCTGGTCAAAGCCACCACCCAGCGCGACATGCTCCGCCATGCCCACGCCCTCGACCGGGTGCTGCAATGGAATTACTACTGGATCCCCAACTACTACCCGCCGGGCAGTTCGACCGTCTGGTGGAACCGCTTTGGCAGACCCAAAGTGCAGGCCAGCAATGACGAAGCCATCGAGAGCTGGTGGGAAATGAGCACCACACCGCTGACCAACGAGCAAATGGCCGCCGAACGCCTCAAACGCGGCTCCCCTGGAGGGCGGCATTGA
- a CDS encoding peptidylprolyl isomerase: MAKATARHILVSSEEKCNELKAQIEAGADFAEVAKANSSCPSSRQGGDLGSFGPGQMVKEFDTVVFSAPINVVQGPVKTQFGYHLLEVTSRQD, from the coding sequence ATGGCCAAAGCCACTGCCCGCCACATCCTGGTTTCCAGCGAAGAGAAGTGCAACGAACTCAAGGCTCAGATCGAAGCCGGCGCCGATTTCGCTGAAGTTGCCAAAGCCAACTCCTCGTGCCCGTCCAGCCGTCAGGGCGGCGATCTGGGTTCGTTCGGTCCAGGCCAGATGGTCAAGGAATTCGACACCGTGGTATTCAGCGCCCCGATCAATGTGGTGCAGGGTCCGGTCAAGACCCAGTTCGGCTATCACCTGCTGGAAGTGACCAGCCGCCAGGACTGA
- a CDS encoding esterase/lipase family protein, translating into MQRNATTQFPILLVHGLFGFDRVGGFELFHGIKQALRAAGARVFIPYLSATHSNEARGEQLLAQIDRILSGTGATRVNLIGHSQGALAARYAGAVAPDRVASVTSVSGPNHGSELIDFLYKALTPGRLPEHVADKVATLFADFISLLGGQAQLPHAAIAALAALTTEGVGAFNDKYPQGLPKHWGGNGAQRVNGVRYYSWSGTLPDSENGACNAMDPLQGFCRAFSEYFITEAGQNDGLVGRFSSHLGKVIRSDYPLDHMDAINQTAGCSRKGTDPVELYVRHAERLRKAGL; encoded by the coding sequence ATGCAACGGAATGCAACCACTCAATTTCCCATCCTGCTGGTCCATGGGTTGTTCGGGTTTGACAGGGTCGGCGGCTTCGAACTCTTCCACGGGATCAAACAGGCATTACGCGCCGCCGGTGCCCGGGTGTTCATCCCCTATTTGTCAGCGACACATTCCAATGAAGCCCGTGGTGAACAACTGCTGGCACAGATCGATCGGATCCTGAGCGGCACCGGCGCCACCAGGGTCAACCTGATCGGTCACAGCCAGGGCGCGCTGGCCGCCCGATACGCCGGCGCTGTTGCCCCCGACAGGGTGGCCTCGGTGACCTCGGTCAGCGGCCCGAATCATGGCTCCGAACTGATTGATTTCCTCTACAAAGCCCTGACCCCGGGGCGCCTGCCAGAGCATGTGGCGGATAAAGTCGCCACGCTTTTTGCTGACTTCATCTCGCTGCTGGGCGGCCAGGCGCAACTGCCACACGCGGCCATCGCAGCACTGGCGGCGCTGACCACCGAAGGCGTAGGCGCGTTCAATGACAAATACCCCCAAGGCCTGCCCAAACACTGGGGCGGCAACGGAGCACAAAGGGTCAACGGGGTGCGCTACTACTCATGGAGCGGCACGTTGCCGGACTCCGAGAACGGAGCGTGCAATGCGATGGACCCACTGCAGGGTTTCTGCCGGGCCTTTTCCGAGTATTTCATCACCGAAGCCGGGCAGAACGACGGCCTGGTGGGACGCTTCAGCTCGCACCTGGGCAAGGTCATTCGCTCTGACTATCCACTGGACCACATGGACGCCATCAACCAGACAGCCGGTTGCAGCCGCAAGGGTACAGACCCGGTGGAGCTTTACGTGCGCCACGCCGAACGCCTGCGCAAAGCCGGCCTTTGA
- a CDS encoding 3-deoxy-7-phosphoheptulonate synthase, with amino-acid sequence MNSSVSALPLSTLNPANEALTLRLPSSLQLKQQLPLSLALSQQVNAHRQAIRAILDGEDSRLLVIVGPCSIHDPKSALEYAANLARVAHEVSDSMLLVMRAYVEKPRTTVGWKGLAYDPGLDGSDDMAGGLTLSRELMREMLQLGLPVATELLQPMAANYFDDLLSWVAIGARTTESQIHREMASGLGMPVGFKNGTDGGVGIACDAMRSAAHPHRHFGVDSQGHPAIIQTQGNPDTHLVLRGGHRGPNYDRQSVTQIHNDLTRLKIPARIMVDCSHANSGKDPLRQPQVFNDVLEQRLQGNHSLIGMMLESHLFEGCQSLGPSLRYGVSVTDGCLGWATTEQLLRQAHRQLVSA; translated from the coding sequence ATGAATTCGTCCGTCTCTGCTTTGCCGCTGTCCACGCTCAACCCCGCCAATGAAGCCCTGACCCTGCGTCTGCCCAGCTCATTGCAACTCAAGCAACAATTGCCCCTCAGCTTGGCGCTGAGCCAACAGGTCAATGCCCATCGTCAGGCAATCCGCGCGATCCTCGACGGCGAGGACTCCCGCCTGCTGGTCATTGTCGGCCCCTGCTCCATCCACGACCCGAAATCGGCCCTCGAATACGCTGCCAACCTGGCGCGCGTGGCCCATGAAGTCAGCGACAGCATGCTGCTGGTGATGCGCGCCTACGTGGAAAAACCCCGCACGACGGTAGGCTGGAAAGGCCTCGCTTACGACCCTGGCCTGGATGGCAGCGATGACATGGCCGGCGGCCTGACGCTGTCCCGGGAACTGATGCGCGAAATGCTCCAGTTGGGCCTGCCTGTGGCCACCGAACTGCTGCAACCCATGGCCGCCAACTACTTCGATGACCTGCTCAGTTGGGTCGCCATCGGCGCGCGTACCACCGAATCGCAGATCCACCGGGAAATGGCCAGCGGCCTGGGCATGCCGGTCGGCTTCAAGAACGGCACGGACGGCGGTGTTGGCATCGCCTGCGATGCCATGCGCTCGGCAGCCCATCCTCATCGGCATTTCGGCGTCGACAGCCAGGGGCATCCGGCGATCATCCAGACCCAGGGCAACCCCGACACTCATCTGGTGCTGCGCGGCGGCCATCGCGGGCCGAACTATGACCGCCAGAGCGTCACACAGATACACAATGACCTGACCCGCCTGAAAATACCGGCCCGGATCATGGTGGATTGCAGCCACGCCAACAGCGGCAAAGATCCGTTGCGCCAGCCTCAGGTGTTCAACGACGTCCTGGAACAGCGCCTGCAAGGAAACCACTCCCTCATCGGCATGATGCTGGAAAGCCACCTGTTCGAAGGTTGCCAGTCGTTGGGCCCGTCGCTGCGTTACGGCGTATCGGTGACCGATGGCTGCCTGGGTTGGGCGACCACCGAGCAACTGCTGCGTCAGGCCCATCGTCAACTGGTGTCGGCCTGA
- a CDS encoding carbon-nitrogen hydrolase family protein, producing the protein MTALTFAAAQSISIPGDVHANLIHHQRFMQAAAEQHVQLLVFPELSLTGYERGLAAELAILPEDGILQPLRELARELGLTAVVGVPLRLEANAPVLIGALVLGADGSLGVYTKQHLHPGEEVAFAPGHGGSMLAMGSDHIALAVCADFSHARHAAAAAEQGATLYAAGVLITEGGYLPDTTLLQGYAKQHAMAVLMANHGDATGGWESAGRSAVWGPDGSLIAAAPGRGDLLVIARRTTDGWAGQVLPVTTL; encoded by the coding sequence ATGACCGCTCTAACCTTCGCCGCGGCCCAGTCGATTTCCATCCCCGGGGACGTTCACGCCAATCTCATCCACCATCAGCGCTTCATGCAGGCCGCTGCTGAACAGCATGTGCAATTGCTGGTGTTTCCTGAGTTGTCGCTCACTGGTTACGAACGGGGCTTGGCTGCGGAACTGGCCATCTTGCCGGAGGATGGAATATTGCAACCACTGCGTGAGCTGGCGCGCGAGCTTGGCCTGACCGCAGTGGTTGGCGTGCCGCTCCGCCTGGAGGCAAACGCACCGGTATTGATCGGTGCGCTGGTCCTCGGCGCCGACGGATCCCTCGGGGTTTACACCAAACAGCATTTGCATCCCGGCGAAGAAGTTGCCTTCGCCCCTGGTCATGGCGGCTCGATGCTGGCGATGGGCTCGGATCACATCGCATTGGCGGTATGTGCCGATTTTTCCCATGCCCGCCATGCTGCGGCCGCAGCCGAGCAGGGCGCTACGCTATATGCGGCTGGCGTTTTGATTACGGAGGGCGGCTACCTGCCCGATACGACGTTATTACAAGGTTATGCCAAGCAACATGCCATGGCGGTTCTAATGGCCAATCATGGTGACGCCACCGGTGGTTGGGAGTCGGCCGGTCGCAGCGCCGTCTGGGGCCCGGACGGTTCACTGATTGCGGCAGCACCAGGCAGGGGTGATCTGTTGGTGATCGCTCGCCGCACCACCGATGGTTGGGCTGGGCAAGTCTTGCCGGTGACCACGCTTTGA
- a CDS encoding GNAT family N-acetyltransferase — translation MNFQWRAATAEDIAFARQLTCINMLPYYLHHDLLWQDEAFDLAWIIRQNWIICREGQALGFVSLSRDARALYIRELQIAEAFRGQGAGTWAIGQVLDMMMQERRPALRLTVFKNNPARVLYERMGLQVVGEDECFLRMERAARA, via the coding sequence ATGAATTTCCAGTGGCGTGCGGCAACGGCCGAGGACATCGCCTTTGCCCGGCAACTGACGTGCATCAACATGCTTCCCTATTACTTGCACCATGATTTGTTATGGCAGGACGAAGCATTCGATCTGGCCTGGATCATTCGTCAGAACTGGATCATCTGCCGCGAGGGGCAAGCGTTGGGTTTTGTCAGCCTCAGTCGTGATGCCCGGGCGTTGTATATCCGGGAGCTACAGATTGCCGAGGCGTTTCGGGGGCAGGGCGCCGGCACCTGGGCGATCGGTCAGGTTTTGGACATGATGATGCAGGAGCGTCGCCCGGCGTTACGCTTGACGGTTTTCAAGAACAATCCGGCCAGGGTGCTCTACGAGCGCATGGGGCTGCAGGTGGTCGGCGAGGATGAATGTTTCCTGAGGATGGAGCGGGCCGCCAGGGCTTGA